A window of the Acidithiobacillus thiooxidans ATCC 19377 genome harbors these coding sequences:
- a CDS encoding acyltransferase codes for MSHQVFRNLSSRFTGVKPIRLARFSLMIGVCLGLAACMDENTSYAVKPIHETLPAPVVARKAPAPQKSERYLDQMAIIDAHKDFSESPDPGYVLDARSVLRFPKTYPVGVIIIGDSILTGWSGYFAHVFPNALISGRVGRQFSSALPIWKTMQQTGMTQGVGDVVIELGTNGEVYPEDMQQLLKMLGHRQVFLVMPEMPRSWEHEVQQLYLQTAATHPNVHLVRWDLLSKNHPQYFWTDLVHPNWQGIQVMVHAIARDIKKTEDKN; via the coding sequence ATGTCGCATCAGGTGTTTCGCAACCTTTCCAGTCGTTTTACGGGAGTAAAACCTATCCGTCTGGCGCGCTTCAGCTTGATGATCGGGGTCTGTCTGGGCCTCGCGGCCTGCATGGATGAAAACACTTCCTATGCGGTGAAGCCCATCCACGAGACTCTGCCTGCCCCCGTTGTGGCGCGTAAGGCACCCGCCCCGCAGAAATCCGAACGTTATCTGGATCAGATGGCGATTATTGATGCGCATAAGGACTTTTCCGAATCACCCGATCCGGGCTATGTATTGGATGCTCGTTCGGTGCTGCGTTTTCCTAAAACTTATCCAGTCGGCGTCATTATCATTGGTGACAGTATTTTGACCGGCTGGTCGGGATATTTTGCGCATGTGTTTCCCAATGCGCTTATCAGTGGGCGGGTGGGTAGACAGTTTTCCAGCGCGCTGCCCATCTGGAAGACCATGCAACAAACCGGGATGACCCAAGGGGTTGGTGATGTCGTCATCGAATTGGGTACGAATGGTGAAGTGTATCCTGAGGACATGCAGCAACTACTCAAAATGCTTGGCCACCGCCAGGTATTTCTGGTGATGCCGGAAATGCCCCGATCTTGGGAACATGAAGTACAACAGCTTTATCTGCAAACCGCCGCCACACACCCGAATGTGCATCTGGTACGTTGGGATCTGCTCAGCAAAAATCATCCGCAATATTTCTGGACGGACCTGGTTCATCCCAATTGGCAGGGAATTCAGGTCATGGTACATGCCATTGCTCGTGATATTAAAAAAACTGAAGACAAAAACTAA
- a CDS encoding EscU/YscU/HrcU family type III secretion system export apparatus switch protein: MDKPKSAVALRYQAEDAAPTLIAKGQGLVAEQIIARAREAGIFVHESKELVSLLMQLDLDQQIPPQLYQAVAEVLAWVYKIERGM; this comes from the coding sequence ATGGATAAACCTAAAAGTGCAGTGGCTCTGCGTTATCAGGCAGAAGATGCAGCACCTACTCTGATTGCCAAGGGGCAGGGTCTGGTAGCTGAGCAAATTATTGCCAGAGCGCGAGAGGCCGGTATATTTGTCCATGAGTCCAAGGAGCTGGTTAGTCTGCTCATGCAGCTGGACCTGGATCAACAAATACCACCTCAGCTCTATCAGGCTGTAGCCGAGGTGTTGGCCTGGGTTTATAAAATTGAGCGTGGCATGTAA
- the glnD gene encoding [protein-PII] uridylyltransferase, protein MPELMAGENLSGVPETLRQERSVLRSRFSPRQSSRSLLRQHCALLDKSLRKIWRQTAAEHEQSVTRLSLIAVGGYGRGALFPGSDLDLLILTPPALSEDEEQFIHFFLTALWNLQMEVGSSVRSVQECLEKAREDLSIASTFLEARYLYGSRELLAQLKETLRANPPWKPEVFFAAKLAEQENRHARCSDTAFHLEPNLKEGPGGLRDIHQLQWLTGSIFGDSSLLCLRQKNLVTPEEYRQLLRAQSFLTRLRITLHYASGRHEDRLRLEQQRQLAEVLGYQERPGRSPVEQLMQKLYRAFADIMRIAAIAQENIALYLADQGSLGEDSAQPVRNTVPLPQADNPQLLQKILRLFRELAENPQSISLDALTQRALYKLRSKIQPRNLEQDPIARNEFLALLAQADGAYDSLKIMHQCGILGRLIPAFERITGRIQHDLFHVYTVDQHTLFLLRNIGLLHKQEETRMSVLKQAWAQVDKPELLVLAGLFHDIGKGRGGDHSQIGAQEVRRFARRLQLSARDTELMIWLVEQHLQMSTVSQRRDLEDPQVIQDFARMVGDERHLAYLLLLTVADMRATNPDLWNDWKGLLLSTLYRATATELQQEDRSRQDLPHIVRDRQENALQCLTQEEQIRARVFWQHLSGAYFSRYSENELLWHIQQILAHKSRKTLVAVRAHQPEGSEILIYGPDRPGLFQQITGALDRQALNIIDARIDTSEDGRAIDTFLVIDNSHAFARTEQADQDLAARLRGIIEGETESKPHFGLRHRDPRHRFFAQRPAEIRVDNHALSRYTLLEVRAADHLGLLYRVGEVLRTLQLNIHGAKVSTFGERVEDTFFILNERGRQLTETQSKKLTGTLDEMLNGQSQ, encoded by the coding sequence ATGCCCGAATTGATGGCAGGCGAGAACCTGTCAGGCGTACCGGAAACCCTGCGTCAGGAACGGTCTGTTTTACGGAGCCGTTTCTCTCCACGGCAGAGTAGTCGCTCGCTCTTGCGCCAGCACTGTGCTCTACTGGACAAATCCTTGCGCAAAATCTGGCGTCAGACTGCAGCAGAGCATGAACAGAGCGTAACCAGACTCAGCCTGATTGCCGTAGGAGGTTATGGGCGCGGGGCCCTGTTTCCCGGCTCGGACCTTGACCTGCTGATTCTCACTCCACCCGCACTTTCGGAAGACGAAGAGCAATTCATTCATTTTTTTCTGACGGCGCTGTGGAATTTGCAAATGGAAGTAGGCTCCAGTGTGCGGTCGGTTCAGGAATGTCTGGAAAAGGCGCGAGAAGATCTCAGCATTGCCAGCACGTTTCTGGAAGCCCGTTATCTTTACGGATCGCGGGAATTATTGGCGCAACTGAAAGAAACCCTCCGCGCCAATCCGCCCTGGAAACCGGAAGTTTTTTTTGCTGCCAAACTCGCCGAACAGGAAAACCGCCACGCCCGCTGTAGCGATACGGCTTTTCATCTGGAACCCAACCTGAAAGAGGGTCCCGGCGGGCTTCGCGATATTCATCAGCTGCAATGGCTGACTGGTAGCATTTTCGGAGACAGCAGCCTGCTGTGCCTGCGCCAGAAAAACCTGGTCACCCCGGAAGAATATCGGCAACTTCTCCGGGCTCAGTCTTTTCTGACGCGCCTGCGCATCACCCTGCACTATGCCAGCGGCCGCCATGAAGACCGCTTGCGTCTGGAGCAGCAACGCCAACTCGCCGAGGTACTGGGTTACCAGGAGCGTCCCGGCCGCAGTCCGGTTGAACAGCTCATGCAAAAGCTTTATCGCGCTTTTGCCGACATTATGCGCATTGCTGCCATTGCTCAGGAAAATATTGCCCTATACCTGGCTGATCAGGGCAGCCTGGGCGAAGATTCAGCACAACCTGTGCGGAACACAGTGCCCCTTCCCCAGGCAGACAATCCGCAATTATTGCAGAAAATATTACGCCTGTTTCGCGAGCTGGCCGAAAACCCGCAGAGCATTTCTCTGGACGCATTGACCCAACGCGCGCTTTATAAGTTGCGCAGTAAAATCCAGCCCCGCAATCTTGAACAGGATCCCATCGCCAGAAATGAATTCCTGGCGCTGCTGGCGCAAGCAGATGGCGCTTATGACAGCCTGAAAATCATGCACCAATGTGGCATCCTCGGGCGGCTGATTCCCGCTTTTGAACGCATTACCGGCCGTATTCAGCATGATCTGTTTCACGTCTATACCGTCGATCAGCACACTCTGTTTCTGCTGCGGAATATTGGACTGCTTCATAAGCAGGAAGAAACCCGGATGTCCGTACTCAAACAGGCCTGGGCACAAGTGGATAAGCCGGAACTGCTGGTTCTGGCCGGGTTATTTCATGATATCGGCAAGGGCCGGGGCGGCGATCATTCCCAAATTGGTGCACAGGAAGTACGGCGTTTTGCCCGACGCCTGCAGCTGTCCGCCAGAGACACGGAACTGATGATCTGGCTGGTGGAGCAGCACCTGCAGATGAGTACGGTCTCCCAACGCCGTGACCTGGAAGATCCTCAGGTCATCCAGGATTTTGCCAGAATGGTCGGCGATGAACGGCATCTGGCCTACTTGCTGTTACTGACCGTAGCAGACATGCGTGCCACCAACCCGGACCTCTGGAACGACTGGAAAGGCTTGTTGCTCAGCACCTTGTATCGCGCTACGGCTACCGAATTGCAGCAGGAAGATCGCAGCCGTCAAGACCTGCCGCACATTGTCCGGGATCGTCAGGAAAACGCGTTGCAATGCCTGACGCAGGAAGAGCAAATCCGCGCCAGGGTATTCTGGCAGCATTTATCGGGAGCCTATTTTTCACGTTACAGCGAAAATGAACTGCTGTGGCACATTCAACAGATTCTCGCTCATAAAAGTCGTAAAACCCTGGTAGCTGTGCGCGCCCACCAGCCTGAGGGCAGCGAAATCCTGATTTATGGTCCTGACCGCCCCGGTCTGTTTCAGCAAATTACCGGCGCCCTGGATCGCCAGGCCCTCAACATCATCGACGCGCGCATTGATACCAGTGAAGATGGTCGAGCCATTGACACCTTCCTGGTCATTGACAACAGTCACGCCTTTGCGCGAACCGAGCAGGCCGACCAGGATCTGGCAGCGCGGCTGCGCGGCATTATCGAAGGAGAAACCGAAAGCAAACCACATTTTGGTCTGCGCCACCGCGACCCACGCCATCGCTTTTTCGCCCAGCGTCCCGCAGAAATCCGTGTGGATAACCACGCCCTCTCCCGCTATACCCTGCTTGAAGTGCGTGCGGCCGATCATCTTGGACTGCTTTATCGGGTGGGTGAGGTATTACGCACCTTACAGCTGAATATTCATGGCGCCAAGGTGTCTACATTTGGTGAGCGGGTTGAAGATACCTTTTTTATTCTCAATGAAAGGGGTAGACAATTAACGGAAACCCAAAGCAAAAAACTTACTGGCACGCTGGATGAAATGCTCAACGGGCAATCACAATAA
- the hflD gene encoding high frequency lysogenization protein HflD yields MWGFLIPKADRRRDRTLALAGIIRSALLVQNIARNGEQPGPLLATCIHSILSLDSASTRQALGDIQSLRQALALLCPLLQRGPANAQEAELLRYAMAMSSLSKRLLKNQSATQRVHEGIQQAQRQIQHFGDPLQSSVIAGLAQTYTEAIGTLRPRIIVSGDSRYLSDADDAARIRTLLLSGIRAAVLWRQAGGHIPGSLLERRGICQEAEELLSTNNSC; encoded by the coding sequence ATGTGGGGTTTTCTGATTCCCAAAGCAGACCGCCGCCGTGATCGTACTTTGGCGTTGGCCGGTATTATCCGTAGCGCCCTGCTGGTACAGAACATTGCCCGCAATGGTGAACAACCGGGGCCACTATTGGCCACCTGTATTCACAGTATTCTGTCCCTGGACAGTGCCAGCACCCGTCAGGCATTGGGAGACATCCAGAGTTTACGACAGGCACTGGCCCTGCTCTGCCCGCTCCTGCAACGCGGCCCCGCCAATGCCCAGGAAGCCGAACTGCTGCGCTACGCCATGGCGATGAGCAGCCTGAGTAAACGCCTGTTAAAAAATCAAAGCGCTACCCAGCGCGTGCATGAAGGTATTCAGCAGGCCCAGCGGCAAATCCAGCATTTTGGTGACCCACTGCAGAGCAGCGTCATTGCCGGTCTGGCGCAAACCTACACGGAAGCTATCGGCACCTTGCGCCCGCGTATTATCGTCAGCGGTGACAGCCGCTATTTAAGTGACGCTGACGATGCCGCCCGTATCCGCACGCTCCTGCTCAGCGGTATTCGCGCTGCCGTACTCTGGCGGCAGGCCGGTGGTCACATTCCCGGAAGCCTGCTCGAACGTCGGGGCATTTGTCAGGAAGCGGAAGAGTTGCTTTCTACGAACAATTCATGCTGA
- the map gene encoding type I methionyl aminopeptidase: MLQRRKNPPQGNIKTPEEVVKMRTAGHLTAMVLNMIRPHVKAGITTGELDRICHDYIVNDLQGIPAPLNYQPSPEYPPFPKSVCISLNHVICHGIPGDRVLKDGDMLNIDVTVIKDGYHGDSSKMFTVGEVPLRSRRVMEVAHEAMVRGIEQVRPGATLGDVGHAIQIYAEAQHCSVVREFCGHGIGRVFHDEPQVLHYGNPGEGVELVAGMTFTIEPMINAGKRHIKALPDGWTIVTKDHSASAQWEHTILVTDDSYEVLTQLPGDPI, translated from the coding sequence ATGTTACAACGTCGAAAAAATCCCCCTCAGGGCAACATCAAAACCCCTGAAGAAGTCGTAAAAATGCGTACTGCCGGGCATTTGACCGCCATGGTGCTCAACATGATTCGGCCTCATGTCAAAGCCGGAATCACTACCGGAGAATTGGACCGGATTTGTCACGATTATATTGTCAACGATTTACAGGGAATTCCTGCCCCGCTGAATTATCAGCCCAGTCCGGAATATCCACCCTTCCCCAAATCGGTCTGTATTTCCCTCAACCACGTCATCTGCCACGGTATTCCTGGCGACCGGGTTTTAAAAGATGGAGATATGCTGAACATTGATGTGACGGTCATCAAGGATGGCTACCACGGCGATAGCAGTAAAATGTTTACGGTTGGCGAAGTGCCCTTGCGTTCCAGAAGAGTAATGGAAGTTGCCCACGAGGCCATGGTGCGGGGCATTGAGCAAGTCCGACCGGGCGCCACCCTGGGCGATGTCGGCCATGCAATTCAGATCTATGCTGAAGCCCAGCACTGCTCGGTGGTGCGGGAATTCTGCGGGCATGGCATCGGCCGGGTATTTCACGATGAACCACAGGTGCTGCATTACGGCAACCCCGGCGAAGGCGTGGAGTTGGTGGCAGGGATGACGTTTACCATTGAACCCATGATCAATGCCGGCAAACGTCACATCAAGGCTTTACCCGACGGCTGGACCATTGTCACCAAGGATCACAGTGCCTCGGCGCAATGGGAACATACCATTCTGGTCACCGACGACAGCTACGAGGTATTGACCCAACTCCCCGGCGATCCCATCTGA
- a CDS encoding flagellar hook-length control protein FliK, producing the protein MNSTTLETAYTIRVVETALNHATAISLSHSLLPGNTLSAKVLQSGDQQTMLAVAGKTLAFELPGHWSAGQEVQLTYLGGSNNPKFLLMSHLAAVRSDQVALSDTAQSLRDLVQTGKPAAQIVHTAAMLAPNETSPANIANFLQSSLQQSGIFYESHLAAWNQGQWTTQNLLAEPQNAGRPMTDTAAHSIHNPVLTSTQKGATELAPANENASRATLSSLPFSAGDTSKAPNQGAATYAQIADLNKSGALFLSSNANAASMQILGQQIQVLNQQQFVWAGPLWPGQNVSWLVRRRDGDGEEPSQAGEDVPSRRWDSTLILDLPKLGHVEARLQLDKSTLHLVLTADQAALLRAHGGELTQSLQNLGLQVSTQQIRQVDDSVHG; encoded by the coding sequence ATGAATTCCACGACTCTGGAAACGGCATACACGATCAGAGTGGTGGAAACAGCTCTGAATCATGCCACGGCAATATCGCTATCTCATAGCCTGCTGCCGGGAAATACGCTGAGTGCAAAAGTCTTACAATCGGGCGATCAGCAAACCATGCTTGCGGTAGCCGGAAAGACGCTGGCCTTTGAATTGCCGGGCCACTGGTCAGCAGGGCAGGAAGTACAGTTGACCTACCTGGGTGGCAGTAATAATCCCAAGTTTTTGCTGATGAGTCATTTGGCAGCAGTGCGTAGTGACCAGGTGGCTTTATCGGATACTGCGCAGTCCTTACGCGATCTGGTCCAGACCGGGAAACCGGCTGCGCAAATCGTTCATACTGCGGCTATGTTGGCGCCGAATGAGACGTCTCCGGCCAATATTGCGAATTTTTTACAGAGCAGCTTGCAGCAGAGTGGTATTTTTTACGAAAGCCATCTGGCCGCGTGGAATCAGGGTCAATGGACTACACAAAACTTGTTGGCCGAACCACAAAATGCGGGCAGACCCATGACTGACACCGCAGCCCATTCCATCCATAATCCTGTCCTGACTTCCACTCAAAAGGGCGCAACCGAATTAGCACCAGCGAATGAAAATGCGTCGCGAGCCACATTGTCATCTCTTCCTTTTTCTGCAGGTGACACCAGCAAGGCCCCAAATCAAGGGGCTGCAACTTATGCACAAATTGCCGACTTGAATAAATCGGGCGCGTTATTTTTATCCAGCAACGCAAATGCCGCTTCCATGCAGATTTTGGGTCAACAAATCCAGGTGTTGAATCAGCAGCAATTTGTCTGGGCGGGGCCTCTTTGGCCGGGTCAGAACGTGAGCTGGTTGGTGAGGCGTCGTGATGGAGATGGTGAAGAGCCTTCTCAAGCGGGTGAAGATGTTCCCTCCCGGCGCTGGGATAGTACCCTGATTCTGGATCTGCCCAAGCTTGGGCACGTGGAAGCCCGTCTGCAACTAGACAAATCTACCTTGCATCTAGTTCTCACTGCAGATCAGGCCGCTTTACTACGGGCGCACGGAGGCGAGCTGACCCAATCCTTGCAGAATTTGGGTCTACAGGTTTCGACGCAGCAGATTCGTCAGGTGGATGATTCCGTACATGGATAA
- the gluQRS gene encoding tRNA glutamyl-Q(34) synthetase GluQRS has translation MESARIHQAMSSLSPPIMPQAQARKKPVVGRFAPSPSGPLHAGSLIAAIGSYLSARSQSGLWLLRMEDVDGDRVRPGAADTILRQLEALGLDWDGPICWQSQRHDYYQQALDHLIKEGDAYPCACTRQEIRQHGGNYPGTCRHGLAAGRTARSWRLRVPQQFPVWKDRFHGLQNTPPEQGDPVLLRADNYFAYLLACVVDDGAQGVSEVIRGGDLRTFTGVQRYLQSLLHLPRTEYGHLPLLCNADGSKLSKSSQSPAWTGSPGQGWETTLGLLGWDTPAELHGASAEQWRNWALAEARGKTPFWHPPATSVTLPL, from the coding sequence TTGGAATCAGCGCGCATTCATCAAGCCATGTCCAGTCTTTCGCCACCAATAATGCCCCAAGCACAGGCCCGGAAAAAGCCGGTCGTGGGGCGCTTTGCGCCCTCCCCCAGTGGTCCCCTGCATGCCGGTTCGCTGATTGCAGCCATTGGCAGCTATCTCAGCGCGCGCAGTCAGAGTGGGCTTTGGCTGCTGCGTATGGAAGATGTGGACGGGGACCGGGTGCGGCCCGGAGCTGCGGACACGATTTTGCGTCAGCTGGAAGCACTCGGCCTTGATTGGGATGGCCCAATCTGCTGGCAGTCTCAACGTCATGATTATTATCAACAAGCCTTGGACCATTTGATAAAGGAAGGTGATGCCTACCCCTGCGCCTGTACGCGACAAGAAATCCGCCAGCACGGCGGCAATTATCCCGGCACCTGCCGCCATGGACTGGCAGCAGGTCGAACAGCACGCTCCTGGCGACTGCGCGTTCCCCAACAGTTTCCCGTCTGGAAAGATCGTTTTCACGGCCTTCAGAACACGCCTCCCGAACAGGGAGATCCAGTTCTGCTCCGCGCCGATAATTATTTTGCTTATCTACTGGCTTGCGTGGTCGATGACGGCGCACAGGGCGTGAGCGAGGTCATCCGTGGAGGCGACTTACGCACGTTTACTGGAGTCCAGCGCTATTTGCAAAGCCTCCTGCACCTGCCCCGGACAGAATATGGGCACCTGCCACTCCTCTGCAATGCCGATGGCAGCAAGCTTTCCAAAAGCAGTCAGAGCCCGGCCTGGACAGGAAGCCCCGGACAAGGCTGGGAAACAACCCTGGGCCTGCTGGGTTGGGACACCCCCGCCGAACTCCACGGCGCATCCGCTGAACAGTGGCGCAACTGGGCGCTGGCGGAGGCACGGGGCAAGACACCATTCTGGCATCCACCGGCTACAAGCGTTACGCTGCCCCTATGA
- the sfsA gene encoding DNA/RNA nuclease SfsA: MNLPELVPATLIRRYKRFLADCELETGEQITIHCPNSGSMRSCAEPGQAILISHSDNIKRKLTWTWELYWSGSSWVCINTQRPNHIVAEAIVNGQIPALQNYDELRREVPYGSHERVDILLQNPQRPPCYVEVKSCTLLDPDGVIRFPDAVSTRALRHLHALREVVANGGRAVMFFLIGREDGQGFAPADQVDPAYGQALREARRAGVEVLAYRTRVSPDKIVIDAAEQLLF, from the coding sequence ATGAATTTACCGGAACTGGTCCCCGCCACCCTGATTCGTCGCTACAAACGTTTCCTGGCGGACTGCGAACTCGAAACCGGCGAGCAAATCACCATACATTGCCCCAACTCGGGAAGCATGCGCAGTTGCGCAGAACCCGGGCAAGCCATTCTCATTTCCCACAGTGACAACATCAAACGCAAACTGACCTGGACCTGGGAGCTTTACTGGAGTGGCAGCAGCTGGGTATGCATCAATACCCAGCGCCCCAATCACATTGTGGCCGAAGCCATTGTCAACGGGCAGATTCCCGCCCTGCAGAATTATGACGAACTGCGGCGCGAAGTGCCCTATGGCAGCCATGAACGGGTAGATATCCTCTTGCAGAATCCCCAGCGTCCACCCTGCTATGTCGAAGTCAAATCCTGCACCCTGCTCGATCCTGATGGCGTCATCCGTTTTCCCGATGCGGTCAGCACCCGCGCCCTGCGCCACCTGCATGCACTCCGCGAGGTCGTAGCCAACGGTGGACGCGCCGTCATGTTTTTTTTGATTGGCCGCGAAGATGGTCAGGGTTTTGCCCCGGCCGACCAAGTGGACCCGGCTTATGGACAGGCGCTCCGGGAAGCGCGCAGGGCGGGTGTGGAAGTACTGGCCTACCGAACCCGGGTCAGTCCTGATAAAATAGTCATTGATGCGGCAGAGCAGCTACTTTTTTAG
- a CDS encoding acyltransferase family protein, translated as MLYLDYLKFLAMVGVIGFHVHETITFGSAWFSGGYLGVDVFLFVSGYLIERSMRHAPDAGFLNSVRTFFRRRLSRIVIPMLVVTWVVTLFGYYFHLTSWQPAVYSSLFVYNFYLIFHHIPYFQTFAMPHPFIGMWFISLLVQLYVLHFLLRKIIRNQYFYFVLMLLLLMVTAGGACWLGVHHQLNAAYVLPWHGFSYIAGILGFMVLSGREAKKIPVVFDLLVVMAVLGIIVLLLLAPYQNYVIYSLPVLLLTAIYIYAAERSTVFAQMKWQLGGALGEMSYSLYLWNVPVISFLYYFYHGATDYVLVILSVLIILLLSVLTYALVEVSIQNAFGKKARHHFSLQTAFTVALILGLGIAGWYDSVVVNQQFIHEREKNLHLLLYKHYQALKIAQLQKQLLAIRQSGNAVLAEPAGNALSARGATSAPAAGSMTWQPNPQPGYLYNGQEIRQNRAYPDKQVLVVTDSILLGWSGFVIHQVPNAILDGKVGRQFSRAPSVLQAELTQPQNADIRYIVLELGSNGDVFTQDLDRVMREAGNRKVMLIIPNVPRVWENEVKAQYLRAKAQYPNVYLLHWNRISHDQYNYFDPDQVHLTWDGAQALVNAMLGKLYTMGYQQPQPVAHAQSVQSGQAHLVATKPLKFSTASTQSATAPARSVSVQPQTQSPLPTTRIKSFTIAPLSTASTASVFSNAVPVQRQNTDASGLDGFQN; from the coding sequence ATGCTCTATCTGGATTATCTGAAATTTCTCGCCATGGTCGGCGTCATTGGGTTTCATGTGCATGAAACCATTACTTTTGGCAGCGCATGGTTTTCTGGTGGTTATCTGGGTGTTGATGTATTTCTCTTTGTTTCCGGATACTTAATAGAGAGATCCATGCGCCATGCGCCGGATGCTGGCTTTCTGAACAGTGTGCGCACTTTCTTCAGAAGACGCCTTTCTCGTATTGTCATTCCCATGCTGGTGGTAACCTGGGTAGTTACTCTGTTTGGTTATTACTTTCATCTGACCAGTTGGCAACCAGCTGTTTATTCATCGCTTTTTGTCTATAACTTTTATCTGATATTTCATCATATACCTTATTTTCAGACCTTTGCGATGCCGCACCCCTTTATTGGAATGTGGTTTATTTCATTATTGGTGCAGTTGTATGTTTTGCATTTTTTGCTGCGTAAAATAATTCGCAACCAGTATTTTTATTTTGTGCTGATGTTGCTATTGCTGATGGTTACGGCCGGGGGAGCATGCTGGTTGGGTGTACATCATCAGCTTAATGCTGCTTATGTTTTACCTTGGCATGGTTTTTCCTATATTGCCGGGATTCTGGGTTTCATGGTTCTGAGTGGTCGTGAGGCTAAAAAAATTCCCGTCGTTTTTGATCTGCTGGTGGTCATGGCAGTGCTGGGTATTATTGTCCTGTTACTGCTGGCTCCTTATCAGAATTATGTCATATATTCTTTACCAGTATTATTGCTTACTGCAATTTATATTTATGCTGCGGAACGATCTACTGTCTTTGCACAGATGAAATGGCAGTTGGGTGGGGCTTTGGGAGAGATGTCATACTCCTTGTATTTATGGAATGTTCCAGTTATTTCTTTCCTCTATTATTTTTATCATGGCGCGACTGATTACGTTTTAGTGATACTTTCTGTGTTGATTATCCTGTTGTTGTCGGTGCTTACCTATGCCTTGGTTGAAGTCAGTATACAGAATGCTTTTGGCAAGAAAGCGCGGCATCATTTTTCCCTGCAAACAGCTTTTACTGTGGCTTTGATTCTGGGTTTGGGCATTGCCGGTTGGTACGATTCGGTGGTGGTTAATCAGCAATTTATTCATGAACGCGAAAAAAATCTCCATCTGCTGTTATACAAGCATTACCAGGCGCTCAAAATTGCCCAGTTGCAGAAGCAGTTACTGGCAATCCGTCAATCAGGTAATGCGGTCCTGGCGGAACCGGCGGGAAATGCCCTCAGTGCCAGAGGCGCAACGTCTGCGCCGGCGGCTGGCTCCATGACCTGGCAGCCCAATCCACAACCGGGGTATCTCTATAACGGACAGGAAATCCGCCAAAATCGTGCCTATCCAGACAAACAGGTATTGGTTGTTACGGATTCCATTCTTCTGGGATGGTCAGGCTTTGTGATTCATCAGGTTCCCAATGCCATACTGGACGGTAAAGTGGGTCGACAGTTTTCGCGGGCCCCATCCGTCCTGCAGGCAGAGTTGACGCAACCTCAAAATGCAGATATTCGTTATATTGTCCTGGAGCTGGGCAGTAATGGCGATGTCTTTACCCAGGATCTGGATCGGGTCATGCGCGAAGCCGGAAATCGCAAAGTCATGCTGATTATTCCCAATGTTCCCAGAGTCTGGGAAAACGAAGTTAAAGCACAGTATCTCCGCGCCAAGGCACAATATCCCAATGTTTATTTGTTGCATTGGAATCGTATCAGCCATGATCAATATAATTACTTTGATCCTGATCAGGTCCACTTGACCTGGGACGGTGCCCAGGCCCTGGTGAATGCAATGCTTGGAAAGTTGTACACCATGGGTTATCAACAACCTCAGCCGGTTGCTCATGCGCAGTCTGTTCAATCAGGTCAAGCGCATCTGGTTGCCACCAAGCCACTTAAATTCAGTACAGCAAGTACGCAGTCGGCGACGGCTCCCGCGCGCTCAGTCTCAGTTCAACCTCAGACCCAATCTCCGCTACCTACCACCCGCATCAAATCCTTTACCATCGCGCCGCTGAGCACCGCGTCTACGGCATCTGTCTTTAGCAATGCGGTGCCGGTACAAAGGCAAAACACTGATGCTTCGGGCCTTGACGGTTTCCAAAATTAA